The Cyanobacteria bacterium FACHB-DQ100 genome contains the following window.
ATCAGCTTACGCGGCGCGTTCTTAAGGGCTTCGGTCAGTTCTGCATTACTGTCAAATTTGACCTGTGACAAAACTGTGGCTTCAACATTGACCGTAAATTTGTCATCTTGAAAGCACCAAGGTGTGACCGTAACCAACCCATTTTCAAACTGCTTGATATCATAGTCCTGATCATCGTGAGCTTTGCTGATTTCGAGTCGGCGTTCGTCAGCGGGAAGTTCTTGTTGGCACAGAATCAGAGAGCAGCGATCGCACCATTGCAGGAAGTCATACGCTTGCGTTGCTTCTTCTTCAGAAATGCCTAAGTCCTCGCGCCAAAGTTTTTGCTTTTCAATTTGCTCATCTAGAAACTTGTCCGCTTCGGGAGAGGTTCCACGCTTAGCGGAGTTCAACCGCAGCAAGTGCATTGAGACGAGTAAAGCCACCCAACGCCCCCGATACAGCGACCCTTCGATATGTTTTCTGAGGCTATGATAATCAGTTTCTTGATCCGTGTCTTGAGTGAAGTCTTTAGGCGCACCTGCTTTATTGAGGTTATTTTCTTCCCATTCGCGCTCTAAGTCATCATGATGGGAGATAGCAGCGATCGTTTCATACAAACGAGGCGGAGCATCTTT
Protein-coding sequences here:
- a CDS encoding DUF3891 family protein, yielding MIVNATQNGWQIIYHRAHALLAAQIGGQWRRKDAPPRLYETIAAISHHDDLEREWEENNLNKAGAPKDFTQDTDQETDYHSLRKHIEGSLYRGRWVALLVSMHLLRLNSAKRGTSPEADKFLDEQIEKQKLWREDLGISEEEATQAYDFLQWCDRCSLILCQQELPADERRLEISKAHDDQDYDIKQFENGLVTVTPWCFQDDKFTVNVEATVLSQVKFDSNAELTEALKNAPRKLIEWTFVKDAA